The following are encoded together in the Streptomyces tsukubensis genome:
- a CDS encoding ATP-binding SpoIIE family protein phosphatase → MTEHPTSPEDRQPDAARPTIPTDPRGALLRAPDSPGSPDPDGAQASSGRERPAALPTPSPPGDAAPAVSGTTAPPCAPDSTSHRLAEPSGAQSTHSAGGRREPDPGAMEHRSRPRDEEAAVSAARAERNAGTETVTPGLGVLSTGMRAFTEDDGEMTPGAVAHREGERLRFVGAATRRIARGIDLDEIVMGLCRATVPTYADAILVYLREPLPVGDERPTGPVVLRLRRTDRIPEDHDTESGWLPPATQIQGEGSAAAELCEVRQGGALAEVLRGVRPVFADAPSALAAIPELLGDPGGMPGGRRAILAPLRGRRRVIGAAVFLRRPDRVAFGADDLLVAAQLATHSALGVDKAVLYGREAYIADELQRTMLPETLPNPTGVRLASRYLPAAETARVGGDWYDALPLPGSRVALVVGDVMGHSMTSAAIMGQLRTTAQTLAGLDLPPEEVLHHLDEQAQRLGSDRMATCLYAVYDPVAHRITIANAGHPPPVLLHLDGHAEVLGVPPGAPIGVGGVDFEAVELDAPAGATLLLYTDGLVESRMRDVWTGIEQLRERLEATARLTGADHAPPLEALCDEVLDMLGPGDRDDDIALLAARFDGIAPSDVAYWFLDPEASAPSRARKLAREALCRWGLEEHMDAAELLVSEVVTNAVRYASKPVTLRLLRTDVLRCEVGDDVPQLPRLRQARATDENGRGLYLVNKLAKRWDATRLGTGKVVWFELAL, encoded by the coding sequence GTGACGGAGCACCCCACCTCCCCTGAGGACCGGCAGCCTGACGCTGCCCGTCCGACCATCCCCACGGACCCCCGAGGGGCGCTGTTGCGCGCCCCCGACTCCCCGGGTTCGCCGGATCCCGATGGCGCACAGGCCTCTTCAGGCCGTGAGCGCCCCGCGGCGCTGCCCACCCCGAGCCCACCGGGTGACGCCGCACCAGCCGTCTCAGGCACGACCGCGCCACCCTGCGCGCCGGACAGCACATCCCACCGCCTCGCGGAGCCGTCCGGGGCGCAGAGCACCCACAGTGCCGGCGGCCGTCGTGAGCCGGATCCCGGCGCCATGGAGCACCGGAGCAGACCCCGCGACGAGGAAGCGGCGGTCTCCGCGGCACGCGCCGAGCGGAACGCCGGCACGGAGACCGTCACCCCCGGGCTCGGTGTGCTCTCCACGGGGATGCGCGCCTTCACCGAGGACGACGGCGAGATGACCCCTGGCGCGGTGGCTCACCGCGAGGGCGAACGGCTGCGGTTCGTGGGCGCCGCGACGCGCCGTATCGCCAGGGGCATCGATCTCGACGAGATCGTGATGGGCCTGTGCCGGGCCACCGTGCCCACGTACGCGGACGCCATCCTGGTCTATCTGCGCGAGCCGCTGCCGGTCGGCGACGAGCGGCCCACGGGTCCGGTCGTCCTGCGGCTGCGGCGTACCGACCGTATTCCGGAGGACCACGACACGGAGAGCGGCTGGCTGCCTCCGGCCACACAGATCCAGGGCGAGGGTTCGGCCGCCGCCGAGCTGTGCGAGGTACGGCAGGGCGGAGCCCTCGCCGAGGTGCTGCGGGGCGTGCGGCCCGTCTTCGCCGACGCTCCCTCCGCGCTGGCCGCCATCCCCGAACTGCTCGGGGACCCTGGTGGGATGCCGGGCGGCAGGCGGGCGATCCTCGCTCCGCTGCGCGGCAGGCGGCGGGTGATCGGCGCCGCTGTCTTCCTGCGCAGGCCGGACAGGGTGGCGTTCGGTGCGGACGATCTGCTGGTCGCCGCCCAACTGGCCACACACAGCGCGCTCGGCGTCGACAAGGCGGTGCTGTACGGGCGCGAGGCGTACATCGCCGACGAGCTCCAGCGCACGATGCTGCCCGAGACCCTGCCCAATCCGACGGGGGTACGGCTGGCCAGCCGCTATCTGCCCGCGGCGGAGACGGCGCGGGTCGGCGGCGACTGGTACGACGCGCTTCCGCTGCCGGGCAGCCGGGTGGCACTGGTCGTGGGCGACGTGATGGGCCACTCCATGACGTCCGCGGCGATCATGGGCCAGTTGCGGACGACGGCGCAGACCCTCGCCGGTCTCGATCTGCCGCCCGAGGAGGTCCTGCACCACCTCGACGAGCAGGCCCAGCGGCTCGGCTCGGACCGGATGGCGACCTGCCTCTACGCGGTCTACGACCCGGTCGCGCACCGGATCACCATCGCCAACGCGGGTCACCCGCCGCCCGTCCTGCTCCACCTCGACGGTCACGCGGAGGTACTGGGGGTGCCGCCGGGCGCGCCGATCGGTGTGGGCGGTGTGGACTTCGAGGCGGTCGAACTCGACGCACCCGCCGGGGCGACGCTGCTGCTGTACACCGACGGACTGGTCGAGTCGCGGATGCGGGACGTCTGGACCGGTATCGAGCAGTTGCGGGAGCGGCTTGAGGCGACGGCGAGGCTGACCGGCGCCGACCACGCGCCGCCCCTTGAGGCCCTCTGCGACGAGGTGCTCGACATGCTCGGCCCCGGTGACAGGGACGACGACATCGCGCTGCTCGCCGCCCGCTTCGACGGGATCGCGCCGAGCGATGTCGCCTACTGGTTCCTCGACCCGGAGGCCTCCGCGCCGAGCAGGGCCAGGAAGCTGGCACGTGAGGCTCTGTGCCGCTGGGGGCTTGAGGAGCACATGGACGCGGCGGAGCTGCTGGTCAGCGAGGTGGTGACCAACGCGGTGCGGTACGCGTCCAAGCCGGTGACCCTGCGGCTGCTGCGGACCGACGTGTTGCGCTGCGAGGTCGGTGACGACGTACCGCAACTTCCGAGGCTGCGGCAGGCGCGCGCGACGGACGAGAACGGGCGCGGCCTCTACCTGGTCAACAAGTTGGCCAAGCGGTGGGACGCGACGCGGCTCGGCACGGGCAAGGTGGTCTGGTTCGAGCTGGCGCTGTAG
- a CDS encoding class I SAM-dependent DNA methyltransferase: MAPDRTGQAEAFDAIGRQYDAAFPHKEGQIAAGTRLAQVLPPHSRVLDVGCGTGMPTAAAFVAAGHRVTGVDMSGGMLELARENVPEAEFHQLDVAELRAEGPGGLGHFDAITCFFTLLMLPRKEIPYALGTLHTLLRPGGLLALSMVEADLDDAEIPFLGHPIRVSGYVRDDLRQIVGEAGFDVTGEDSYAYAPASTDAPPEYQLFLNCQRA, from the coding sequence ATGGCACCGGACCGTACCGGACAGGCCGAGGCGTTCGACGCCATAGGCCGACAGTACGACGCCGCGTTCCCCCACAAGGAGGGACAGATCGCGGCGGGCACCCGGCTCGCCCAGGTGCTCCCTCCGCACTCCAGAGTCCTCGATGTCGGCTGCGGTACCGGTATGCCGACGGCCGCGGCGTTCGTCGCCGCGGGCCACCGGGTGACCGGTGTCGACATGTCGGGCGGCATGCTGGAGCTGGCCCGCGAGAATGTGCCCGAGGCCGAGTTCCACCAGCTCGATGTGGCGGAACTGCGGGCCGAAGGACCGGGAGGGCTGGGCCATTTCGACGCCATTACCTGTTTTTTCACACTCCTGATGCTGCCGCGGAAGGAAATCCCCTACGCGCTCGGGACGTTGCACACCCTGCTGCGGCCCGGGGGGCTGCTCGCCCTGTCCATGGTCGAGGCCGACCTCGACGACGCCGAGATCCCGTTCCTCGGGCACCCGATCCGGGTATCCGGTTATGTGCGGGACGACTTGCGCCAGATCGTTGGCGAGGCGGGTTTCGACGTCACCGGGGAGGACTCGTACGCGTACGCCCCGGCGAGCACGGACGCACCCCCCGAGTACCAGCTCTTCCTGAACTGCCAACGCGCCTGA
- the fomD gene encoding cytidylyl-2-hydroxypropylphosphonate hydrolase: MTDDGAGGAMGGADHWEPGTQILWRYRENAGDGFHICRPMTVVQDTPELLAAWIAPGTECVKPAIADGTPVHDEPLATRYTRPRTLVRDEWYGMGVLKLARPGEPWSVWLWWDRGWRFQNWYVNLEEPRTRWADGVDSEDHFLDIDVYQDRSWRWRDEDEFAQAQRDGLMDDEQAARVREAGRRAVAAIEAWNAPFSEGWQQWRPDPAWPVPVLPDDWDRTPVYVSS, from the coding sequence ATGACAGATGACGGGGCGGGCGGCGCGATGGGCGGGGCTGACCACTGGGAGCCCGGGACGCAGATCCTGTGGCGGTACCGGGAGAACGCGGGGGACGGCTTCCACATCTGCCGGCCCATGACGGTCGTCCAGGACACTCCTGAACTGCTGGCCGCCTGGATCGCACCCGGCACCGAATGCGTCAAGCCCGCGATCGCCGACGGCACCCCCGTGCACGACGAGCCCCTCGCGACGCGGTACACCAGACCCCGCACACTGGTGCGCGACGAGTGGTACGGCATGGGGGTGTTGAAGCTGGCGAGGCCCGGTGAACCGTGGTCGGTGTGGCTGTGGTGGGATCGCGGATGGCGTTTCCAGAACTGGTACGTCAATCTGGAGGAGCCGAGGACCCGTTGGGCGGACGGTGTCGACTCGGAGGATCATTTCCTCGACATCGACGTCTACCAGGACCGCAGTTGGCGCTGGCGGGACGAGGACGAGTTCGCGCAGGCCCAGCGGGACGGCCTGATGGACGACGAGCAGGCGGCGCGGGTAAGGGAGGCGGGACGGCGCGCGGTCGCGGCGATCGAGGCGTGGAACGCCCCGTTCAGCGAAGGGTGGCAGCAGTGGCGACCCGATCCGGCATGGCCAGTTCCGGTCCTTCCCGACGACTGGGACCGAACGCCGGTGTATGTGTCGTCATGA
- a CDS encoding class II fumarate hydratase — translation MTEQYRTEHDSMGEVRVPAHAKWRAQTQRAVENFPVSGQRLERAHIEALARIKGAAAKVNAGLGVVDKDIAQAIQDVAVEVAEGRWDEHFPVDVFQTGSGTSSNMNTNEVLATLATERLGSPVHPNDHVNASQSSNDVFPSSIHIAATAAVTHDLIPSLEHLAEALERKSAEFARVVKSGRTHLMDATPVTLGQEFGGYAAQVRHGVERLTASLPRLAELPLGGTAVGTGINTPPGFSPAVIAEVARATGLPLTEARDHFEAQGARDGIVETSGQLRTIAGGLTKIANDLRWMASGPRTGLAEINLPDLQPGSSIMPGKVNPVLPEAVLQVAVQVTGNDATVAAAGAAGNFELNVMLPVIAKNILESIRLLANVTRLLADRTIDGITANVERAREYAESSPSVVTPLNKYIGYEEAAKVAKRSLAERKTIREVVLDSGYVDRGDLTTDQLDEALDVLRMTHP, via the coding sequence ATGACTGAGCAGTACCGGACCGAGCACGACTCGATGGGTGAGGTGCGGGTTCCCGCGCACGCGAAGTGGCGGGCGCAGACGCAGCGCGCCGTCGAGAACTTCCCGGTCTCCGGGCAGCGTCTCGAACGCGCCCACATCGAGGCCCTGGCCCGTATCAAGGGCGCGGCAGCCAAGGTCAACGCCGGGCTCGGGGTGGTCGACAAGGACATCGCGCAGGCCATCCAGGACGTGGCGGTCGAGGTGGCGGAGGGCCGCTGGGACGAGCATTTCCCCGTGGACGTCTTCCAGACCGGCTCAGGCACCTCGTCCAACATGAACACCAACGAGGTCCTCGCGACGCTGGCCACGGAACGGCTGGGCAGCCCCGTCCACCCGAACGACCACGTCAACGCCTCGCAGTCGTCCAACGACGTGTTCCCCTCCTCGATCCACATCGCGGCGACCGCGGCCGTCACCCACGATCTGATCCCCTCACTCGAACATCTCGCGGAAGCGCTGGAGCGCAAGTCCGCCGAGTTCGCGCGGGTCGTGAAGTCCGGCAGGACCCACCTGATGGACGCCACGCCCGTCACCCTCGGCCAGGAGTTCGGCGGGTACGCGGCGCAGGTGCGCCACGGCGTGGAGCGGCTGACCGCGTCGCTGCCCCGGCTGGCGGAGCTGCCGCTGGGCGGGACGGCCGTGGGCACCGGGATCAACACCCCACCCGGCTTCTCACCCGCGGTGATCGCCGAGGTGGCTCGGGCGACGGGTCTGCCGTTGACCGAGGCGCGCGACCACTTCGAGGCGCAGGGTGCCAGGGACGGCATCGTGGAGACGAGCGGGCAGCTGCGTACGATCGCCGGCGGCCTCACCAAGATCGCCAACGACCTGCGCTGGATGGCCTCGGGCCCGCGCACCGGGCTCGCGGAGATCAATCTGCCCGACCTCCAGCCCGGCTCCTCGATCATGCCCGGCAAGGTCAACCCCGTCCTCCCCGAAGCGGTGCTCCAGGTCGCCGTGCAGGTCACGGGCAATGACGCCACCGTCGCCGCCGCGGGGGCCGCGGGCAACTTCGAGCTGAACGTCATGCTCCCGGTGATCGCCAAGAACATCCTGGAGTCGATCAGACTCCTCGCCAACGTCACCCGGCTGCTCGCGGACCGCACGATCGACGGAATCACCGCCAACGTCGAACGGGCCCGTGAGTACGCCGAGTCGTCGCCCTCGGTGGTGACCCCGCTGAACAAGTACATCGGGTACGAGGAGGCGGCGAAGGTCGCCAAGAGGTCCCTGGCCGAGCGGAAGACGATCCGGGAGGTCGTCCTGGACTCCGGCTACGTGGACCGGGGTGACCTGACGACCGACCAGCTCGACGAGGCGCTCGATGTCCTGAGGATGACGCACCCATGA
- a CDS encoding fumarate hydratase, with amino-acid sequence MPEFAYTDLLPTGEDTTPYRLVTSEGVSTFEADGRTFLKVDPEALRTLAAEAVHDIQHYLRPAHLAQLRRIIDDPEASSNDKFVALDLLKNANIAAAGVLPMCQDTGTAIVSGKRGQQVLTAGEDEKALSHGIYDAYTKLNLRYSQMAPVTMWEEKNTGSNLPAQIELYATDGDAYKFLFMAKGGGSANKSFLYQETKAVLNEGSMMKFLEEKIRSLGTAACPPYHLAIVVGGTSAEYALRTAKYASAHYLDELPSEGSALGHGFRDKELEEKVFELTQKIGIGAQFGGKYFCHDVRVVRLPRHGASCPVAIAVSCSADRQAVAKITAEGVFLEQLETDPARFLPETTDQHLDESDVVKIDLNQPMDAVLADLTRHPVKTRLSLTGPLLVARDIAHAKIKERLDAGEEMPQYLKDHPVYYAGPAKTPEGYASGSFGPTTAGRMDSYVEQFQAAGGSKVMLAKGNRSKQVTDACDAHGGFYLGSIGGPAARLAQDCIKKVEVLEYEELGMEAVWKIEVEDFPAFIVVDDKGNDFFQAPAESPTILSIPVRQGA; translated from the coding sequence ATGCCGGAGTTCGCGTATACCGATCTGCTTCCGACAGGAGAGGACACCACGCCGTACCGGCTGGTGACCTCCGAGGGTGTCTCCACCTTCGAGGCCGACGGGCGGACCTTCCTCAAGGTCGACCCCGAGGCACTGCGCACCCTCGCCGCCGAGGCCGTCCACGACATCCAGCACTATCTGCGCCCGGCCCACCTCGCCCAGCTCCGCCGCATCATCGACGACCCCGAGGCCTCGTCGAACGACAAGTTCGTCGCGCTCGACCTGCTGAAGAACGCCAACATCGCCGCCGCGGGCGTCCTCCCCATGTGCCAGGACACCGGTACCGCGATCGTCAGTGGCAAGCGCGGCCAGCAGGTGCTGACCGCGGGTGAGGACGAGAAAGCCCTCTCGCACGGCATCTACGACGCCTACACCAAGCTCAACCTGCGCTACTCGCAGATGGCCCCCGTGACCATGTGGGAGGAGAAGAACACCGGCTCCAACCTGCCCGCGCAGATCGAGCTGTACGCGACCGACGGCGACGCCTACAAGTTCCTCTTCATGGCCAAGGGCGGCGGCTCCGCCAACAAGTCCTTCCTCTACCAGGAGACAAAGGCGGTCCTCAACGAGGGCTCGATGATGAAGTTCCTGGAGGAGAAGATCCGGTCGCTCGGTACCGCGGCCTGCCCGCCGTACCACCTGGCGATCGTCGTCGGCGGCACCAGCGCCGAGTACGCGCTGAGGACCGCCAAGTACGCCTCCGCGCACTACCTGGACGAGCTGCCCTCCGAGGGTTCCGCGCTGGGCCACGGCTTCAGGGACAAGGAGCTGGAGGAGAAGGTCTTCGAGCTGACCCAGAAGATCGGTATCGGCGCGCAGTTCGGCGGCAAGTACTTCTGCCACGACGTGCGCGTGGTGCGGCTGCCCAGGCACGGTGCCTCCTGCCCGGTCGCCATCGCCGTCTCCTGCTCCGCGGACCGGCAGGCCGTCGCCAAGATCACCGCGGAGGGCGTCTTCCTCGAACAGCTGGAGACCGACCCCGCCCGGTTCCTGCCGGAGACCACGGACCAGCACCTGGACGAGTCCGACGTGGTGAAGATCGACCTCAACCAGCCGATGGACGCCGTCCTGGCCGACCTCACCCGCCACCCCGTCAAGACCCGGCTCTCGCTGACCGGCCCCCTTCTCGTGGCCCGCGACATCGCCCACGCGAAGATCAAGGAGCGGCTGGACGCCGGCGAGGAGATGCCGCAGTACCTCAAGGACCACCCCGTCTACTACGCGGGCCCCGCCAAGACCCCAGAGGGGTACGCCTCCGGCTCCTTCGGCCCGACCACGGCAGGGCGGATGGACAGCTACGTCGAGCAGTTCCAGGCCGCGGGCGGCTCCAAGGTCATGCTGGCCAAGGGCAACCGCAGCAAGCAGGTCACCGACGCGTGCGACGCGCACGGCGGCTTCTACCTCGGTTCCATCGGCGGCCCCGCCGCGCGCCTCGCCCAGGACTGCATCAAGAAGGTCGAGGTCCTTGAGTACGAGGAGCTCGGCATGGAGGCGGTCTGGAAGATCGAGGTCGAGGACTTCCCCGCGTTCATCGTCGTCGACGACAAGGGGAATGACTTCTTCCAGGCCCCGGCCGAGTCGCCGACCATCCTGAGCATCCCCGTCCGCCAGGGCGCGTAA
- a CDS encoding DUF1707 SHOCT-like domain-containing protein, with protein sequence MDLEKRPQQTSDAARPVAPSAESNLRASDAERDRTASILREALAEGRLTAEEHSERIDGVYRAKTVGELEPFVSDLPVPGGEEWHPRPAPAPQSVSGVPGVPAEAEENLVAVFSSSSRKGRWRVARRTNAYAIFGSVEIDLGEALFEHQHVVIKAYSIFGSVEIRVPENVTLHGSGGGVLGNFEVESMESGQPQAPVVHVEGYAVLGSIEAKPRKGSLVRDLHDRLRKHLGH encoded by the coding sequence GTGGACCTCGAAAAGCGCCCCCAGCAGACGTCGGACGCCGCCCGCCCAGTGGCGCCCTCCGCAGAGTCGAACCTCCGCGCCTCCGACGCGGAACGGGACAGGACCGCGTCCATCCTGCGCGAGGCGCTGGCCGAGGGGCGGCTGACTGCGGAGGAGCACTCCGAGCGCATCGACGGCGTCTACCGGGCGAAGACCGTGGGGGAGCTGGAGCCGTTCGTCAGCGACCTGCCCGTCCCCGGAGGGGAGGAGTGGCACCCGCGGCCGGCCCCCGCCCCGCAGTCGGTGTCGGGCGTCCCCGGTGTGCCGGCCGAGGCCGAGGAGAACCTGGTGGCGGTGTTCAGCAGCTCCAGCAGGAAGGGCCGCTGGCGGGTGGCGCGCAGGACCAACGCGTACGCGATCTTCGGCAGTGTGGAGATCGACCTCGGCGAGGCGCTCTTCGAGCACCAGCATGTGGTGATCAAGGCGTACTCGATCTTCGGCAGCGTCGAGATCCGCGTCCCCGAGAACGTCACGCTGCACGGCAGCGGTGGTGGTGTCCTCGGCAACTTCGAGGTCGAGAGCATGGAGTCGGGACAGCCGCAGGCGCCCGTCGTCCACGTCGAGGGGTATGCGGTACTCGGCAGCATCGAGGCGAAGCCCCGCAAGGGCAGCCTCGTCAGGGACCTCCACGACCGCCTACGGAAACATCTCGGCCACTGA
- a CDS encoding WhiB family transcriptional regulator, with the protein MPHPPRQPLQVAAVPSQRGPVRDRDQDSPWHTEAVCRRDEAGLFFAPSKEPTAARLSREEAAKRVCARCPVMVQCREHALVQPEPYGVWGGLTAAERRVVLARRRRREVELQKPAHHIVAAG; encoded by the coding sequence GTGCCACATCCGCCGCGTCAGCCCCTCCAGGTCGCCGCCGTTCCGTCCCAGCGGGGGCCAGTGCGAGACAGGGACCAGGATTCCCCATGGCACACCGAGGCAGTCTGCCGTCGTGACGAGGCCGGACTCTTCTTCGCCCCCTCCAAGGAGCCGACGGCCGCGAGGCTGTCGCGCGAGGAGGCGGCGAAGCGGGTCTGCGCCCGATGTCCCGTGATGGTCCAGTGCCGCGAACACGCCCTCGTCCAGCCCGAACCGTACGGCGTGTGGGGCGGACTCACCGCGGCCGAGCGCCGTGTGGTCCTCGCCAGGCGCCGCCGCCGTGAGGTGGAGCTCCAGAAGCCCGCGCACCACATCGTCGCGGCCGGCTGA
- the glpX gene encoding class II fructose-bisphosphatase has translation MTERQSERHLPSPLEVSPEAPDRNLALELVRVTEAAAMAAGRWVGRGEKNGADGAAVKAMRTLVSTVSMNGVVVIGEGEKDEAPMLFNGEQIGDGTGPECDIAVDPIDGTTLAAKGMTNAIAVLAAADRGAMFDPSAVFYMDKLVTGPEAADYVDINAPVAVNIRRVAKAKNSSPEDVTVVVLDRPRHAGIVKEIRETGARIRFISDGDVAGSVMAVREGTGVDMLMGIGGTPEGIISACAISCLGGVIQGKLWPKDDAERQRAIDAGHDLDRVLSTRDLVSGENIFFVATGITDGELLRGVRYRAATATTQSLVMRSKSGTIRQIESTHRLSKLRAYSAIDFDRAN, from the coding sequence ATGACCGAACGTCAGTCAGAACGCCATCTCCCCTCTCCCCTGGAGGTCTCGCCGGAGGCGCCCGACCGCAACCTTGCCCTGGAACTCGTACGGGTGACCGAGGCGGCGGCCATGGCCGCCGGTCGCTGGGTCGGCCGGGGCGAGAAGAACGGCGCGGACGGCGCCGCGGTCAAAGCCATGCGCACCCTGGTCTCCACCGTCTCGATGAACGGCGTCGTCGTCATCGGGGAGGGCGAGAAGGACGAGGCGCCGATGCTCTTCAACGGAGAGCAGATCGGCGACGGCACCGGCCCCGAGTGCGATATCGCCGTCGACCCCATCGACGGCACCACGCTCGCCGCCAAGGGCATGACCAACGCCATCGCGGTACTGGCCGCCGCCGACCGCGGCGCCATGTTCGACCCGTCCGCGGTCTTCTACATGGACAAGCTGGTCACAGGCCCCGAGGCCGCCGACTACGTCGACATCAACGCCCCGGTGGCGGTGAACATCCGCCGGGTCGCCAAGGCCAAGAACTCCTCACCCGAGGACGTCACGGTGGTCGTCCTCGACCGTCCGCGCCACGCGGGCATCGTGAAGGAGATCAGGGAGACCGGGGCGCGGATCAGGTTCATCTCCGACGGCGACGTGGCCGGCTCGGTCATGGCGGTCCGCGAGGGCACCGGCGTCGACATGCTGATGGGTATCGGCGGCACGCCGGAAGGCATCATCAGCGCCTGCGCCATCTCCTGTCTCGGCGGGGTCATCCAGGGGAAGCTCTGGCCGAAGGACGACGCGGAGCGGCAGCGCGCGATCGACGCGGGCCACGACCTGGACCGGGTGCTCTCCACCCGCGACCTCGTCTCCGGCGAGAACATCTTCTTCGTGGCGACCGGGATCACCGACGGCGAACTGCTGCGCGGAGTGCGGTACCGCGCGGCGACCGCGACGACGCAGTCGCTGGTCATGCGGTCCAAGTCCGGCACGATCCGGCAGATCGAGTCCACCCACCGGCTGTCGAAGCTGCGCGCCTACAGCGCCATCGATTTCGACCGCGCCAACTGA
- a CDS encoding DUF4245 domain-containing protein: MRGKQTVRDMVLSLAVIVLVACGIYVFVPHDDTESPAKRVDYRVELLSAQRAASYPVEAPKGLSKKWKATSVRYRAENHDAWHLGFLDPEGRYVAIEQSTRKPSEFIDQVSQGAEKTNVSHRIAGATWQRYKGDTYNALVRRDKGATTVVTGSGTFEQMEAMARALSTEKPKSPDAGSDTGAGTGADTGEAGSEKA; this comes from the coding sequence ATGAGAGGCAAACAGACGGTCCGGGACATGGTGCTTTCCCTGGCGGTGATCGTCCTGGTCGCGTGCGGGATCTACGTCTTCGTCCCGCACGACGACACCGAGAGTCCCGCCAAACGGGTCGACTACCGCGTCGAGCTGCTGTCCGCGCAGCGCGCGGCTTCGTACCCCGTGGAGGCACCCAAGGGGCTGTCGAAGAAGTGGAAGGCGACCTCGGTGCGGTACCGGGCGGAGAACCACGATGCCTGGCATCTGGGCTTCCTCGACCCCGAGGGCCGCTACGTGGCGATCGAGCAGTCGACGCGGAAGCCCTCCGAGTTCATCGACCAGGTCAGCCAGGGCGCGGAGAAGACGAACGTGAGCCACCGGATCGCCGGGGCGACCTGGCAGCGCTACAAGGGCGACACGTACAACGCCCTGGTCCGCAGGGACAAGGGCGCCACGACGGTGGTGACCGGTTCGGGCACGTTCGAGCAGATGGAGGCGATGGCGCGGGCCCTGTCGACCGAGAAGCCGAAGTCGCCCGACGCCGGTTCCGACACGGGCGCCGGCACGGGCGCCGACACCGGCGAGGCGGGGTCGGAGAAGGCCTGA
- a CDS encoding malonic semialdehyde reductase, whose translation MSLVLDAAAQDLLFREAHTANTFTDEPVTEEQTQAIYDLVKYGPTAFNQSPLRITLVRSAEARERLVPLMAEGNQPKTAVAPLVAILSVDHEFHAELPKLFPHAPGIADMFFSERAVREQVAPLNATLQAGYFIIGVRAAGLAAGPMTGFDFPGVQKEFLDDDHAPLMIINIGKPGPDASFPRSPRLPYDEAVTTV comes from the coding sequence ATGTCACTCGTTCTTGACGCCGCCGCCCAGGATCTGCTCTTCCGCGAGGCCCACACCGCCAACACCTTCACCGACGAGCCGGTGACCGAAGAGCAGACGCAGGCGATTTACGACCTGGTCAAGTACGGTCCTACCGCCTTCAACCAGTCGCCGCTGCGCATCACGCTGGTCCGCTCCGCCGAGGCCCGCGAGCGCCTCGTGCCGCTGATGGCCGAGGGCAACCAGCCGAAGACCGCCGTCGCGCCGCTCGTCGCGATCCTCTCCGTGGACCACGAGTTCCACGCCGAGCTGCCGAAGCTGTTCCCGCACGCCCCCGGCATCGCGGACATGTTCTTCTCCGAGCGCGCCGTGCGCGAGCAGGTGGCCCCGCTCAACGCCACCCTCCAGGCGGGCTACTTCATCATCGGTGTCCGTGCCGCCGGCCTGGCCGCGGGCCCCATGACCGGCTTCGACTTCCCGGGCGTCCAGAAGGAGTTCCTGGACGACGACCACGCGCCGCTGATGATCATCAACATCGGCAAGCCGGGCCCGGACGCGTCCTTCCCCCGCTCGCCGCGCCTGCCCTACGACGAGGCCGTCACCACCGTCTGA
- a CDS encoding exodeoxyribonuclease VII small subunit — protein sequence MTSKTDAKTDETALGYEQARDELIEVVRKLEAGGTTLEESLALWERGEELGKMCRRWLDGARERLDAALAGPESDGSPEGRGSGEDDDEG from the coding sequence ATGACCAGCAAGACGGACGCGAAGACGGACGAGACGGCGCTCGGCTACGAGCAGGCACGGGACGAGCTGATCGAGGTCGTACGGAAGCTGGAGGCGGGTGGTACGACCCTTGAGGAGTCGCTCGCCCTCTGGGAGCGCGGCGAGGAGCTGGGCAAGATGTGCCGGCGCTGGCTGGACGGGGCGCGCGAGCGGCTGGACGCGGCTCTCGCGGGGCCGGAATCCGACGGCTCTCCCGAAGGGCGGGGCTCCGGCGAGGACGACGACGAGGGCTGA